CACCCTTTTTAAAATTCTGATCGGGTTAACAGCTATATTCATTTTTGCTTCGGGCTGTCGTTCCCATTCCGTTAACTCTCAATCCCAAAAGCCTGATTTAGAGACGCAGATTCCTAACCTATTGCTAGAAGATTTTGCTCTTAATTCCGTCCCCCCAAAAAACTTGATTATCCCACAACCTCTTAAGGTCAATTCTTCCGAGGAAATAGCATTTCAAGCCAGAAGTTTAGCCATTCAGAAAAAATTAGCAGCCCTTAATTTAGATGAAAAAGAGGCTTGGTGGCGACAAATTAAACTCGGTGATCCTCATAAATATTTACTCCCTATTATTTTAGCACGATTAAGTCTCCAAAATCAACCCGACGGGAAAAAATATGATTCTCAACACAGTTGGGATGTTTTATTAAAACTGGATCAAGATCAGCCGGATCTCTATCATTTTCGGGCTCCTTTAGATGTACGAATCTTCTTTTTATTTAAAGATAGTATGCCTTTAGATGTCAAACTTGCCTATCGTCGTCAACTAGAATCACCGAGGGTTTTAGAATGGACAGAAGGCGGAACAGAAAACCATACCTTTATGCAGCGTGCATCGGGTTTAGCGTTAATGAATGCTAGTGGTTTTCCTGTCGGTGATCCAGCCAGTGCAGCCACCAATGAAGCGTGGTTACGTTCAGAATTAAATAAGTTTTTAACCATTGGTCAGGGCGAGTTTCATTCTTCTATTTATTATGGGTATAGTATTAGTGGGTTATTAAATCTATATGATTTTTCTCAAGATCAAAAATTACGAGAATTAGCCAAAGGCTTATTAGATTGGTATGCCGTTAATATGGCATTACGCCTGAGTTGGGGAACCGCAGGCGGGGCAGAAAGTCGAGGATTTGATCGCAATACTTGGAATAATGGATTAACGGCTGTTGCTTGGTTATGGTGGGGAAATCAACCGGAATTAGCAGAAAAAATGGATGAAAAATATGCTCAGTTAGCTTTACCTGCGGCCTTAAGTTCCTATCGTCCTCCTGAAATTTTAACCGCGATCGCTCGTAAAGAAATTCCCCTGCCTTTTGAAGCTAGAGCCAGCCATCCGGCATATTATAGTTATCACGAAAGTAACCGTCTCTGGGAAACATTCTATATCACAAAAAACTATAGTTTAGGAACCCTATTAGAACCCGCCAGAGTCTATCAAGTCAAAGGAACTATTCGCGCTCAATATGCAACTTATAAATTAGTGGTGCGAGATCCAAAGGGTCAACAAAACGCCGTGATTAGTTTAGGAGGAACCTATCATGGTCTTCAAGCCACAGGTCGCAGTCCAGGAGATCAATTAGTCCAAAAACGGGGGGCTGTAATCTTTCAATTAAGATTAAATCAAACCGATTTAAAAGCGGGAGTTCCTGCTGCTTCTCATCTGGTTTTACCTCAAGATTATGGTCAACCTCAACGCTATAATAATTGGTATATTTGGAAAATTCATAATATTTGGTTAGTGGCTCGACCTTGGGGGGATAAAATTGAGTTAAAATCTTCAATTTCTGAGAAACAACCGAATTTACAAGCTTTAGCCGCCGAGGGAAATCAAACCGCTTGGATCACTGATGTTGCTGCGGTTGATGATTATCCTAATTTTCAACAGTTGAAAACCGCTTTAGATCAAACCGAAATACAAGCTCAAGATTGGAAAAATCAAGGAAAATTAAGTTATAAAAGTTTAGCAGGCGATCGCTTAACCCTAACTTATCAAAAAAATGGGGCGATCGGAGATGCGGTCATTAATGGAGAAAAACGAGTTTTAGAAAATTGGCCCGTTTTAGACAGTCCTTATATTCAAGAACAGCTTTATAGTGGCCAACTAGAGGTTAAAGTTCCTCAACAACCTTCCTGGCGACTGCGAGGAACCCTCATGGGGCCAATTTGGGAGGTGGGGAAACAAAAGTAAATTACAGATGTGATGACTGATAACTGATTACTTTTCTGCTTCTACTTGTTCAACTTCTTCAACTAAGAAAACTAACGTAAAATTCTGTCTCATTTTTTGATTAATAAAATCTTGAACTAAACGCACTTGTCTGGGGGTCACGGGTTCAGTAGCACGAACTTTTAAAAAAGCTTTGGGAGGATTTTGTTTCCAATTAATATAAGTATCTTGTAAATCTACTCGTTGTCCCGTTAAGGTTTTATCTTGAAAAATATTTCTTAAATCCGTTTGTAACCGCAGTTGAGTTACGAACTGTAAAAAACTAATCCCTAAAGGAATAGCTAAAACAAAAGCCACAATCAGTGTAATGGCAAATTCTCTTTTGAGTTGGGAATAACCTGCCAAAACAAAAACAATCATACAAGCTAAGGCGATGCCAATTAAATTGGTTAAATAAAGCAATGTTGCGCCATAACTTAAATCATAAAAACCTTGAGATAACGTTAACCCAATGACACATAAAGGAGGCATTAACGCCACTGCAATTGCCGTTCCAGCTACGGCGTCACTAATTCCCTTTTCAACTTTAGTAAAACCGCTTAATCCTCCAGCTACAACAGCGATTCCTAAATCTATTAAATTGGGTTCAGTTCTCGCTAAAACTTCTGAACCAAAATCTTCAATTCCAACCATTTTTCCTAAAGTAATTGATAAGACCAGCGCCACTATTGTTCCCACAACAATCGAGATAACACCACACCGAGATAATTCTTGATCATTTTCTAAAATCCCAAAGGCTAAACCTCGCAACGGTAACATAATCGGAGCGACTAACATAGCTCCAATAATCACGGCTGTACTATTACTGAGTAATCCAAATGTCGCAATTAAACAAGCCGTTATCACCAAAATGATGTAGTTAAAACTGGCTCTGGACTCCGCCATTAAATCCTGCCGCATTTGGATTAAGGCATCCCCGGATACTTTTTTCAACTTTAGTTTAGTTTTCATAACAAATCTTAAGATTTCTCAAGGTTTAGAAATCAGCGATGACCTATCGCTCTAAATTAATAGATGTCTGGCATCTTATCATATTAGTTATGAAAAAAATCATCATTGGCATTATGGGGCCAGGAGAAGGAGCAACTTCCCTGGATGTTGATTATGGGTATCAATTAGGCCAATTCATTGCTCAATCAGGATGGGTCTTATTAACAGGAGGTCGAAATAGTGGCGTGATGGAAGCGGCTAATCAAGGAGCAAAAGCAGCTAAGGGTTTAACTTTAGGAATTTTACCCAATGCTGATAATCAAGGAATGTCTGAAGCCGTTGATATTGCAATTTTTACGAATTTAGGTCAAGCTAGAAATGTGATTAATATATTATCTTCCGATGTTGTGATTGCTTGTGGAATCGGAGCCGGAACCGCTTCAGAAATTGCCTTAGCGATTAAACAAAATAAGCCCGTTATTTTATTAAATCAAAACTTAGAAAGCCAAAGTTTTTTTAAATCTCTAGCTCCAGAACTGGTTTTTATTGTAGATTCTCCTGAAAGTGCTATTCAAACTGTTAAAAATTGTTTAGCTAAATTAATTGACTAAATAACATTAATTTGGTAAAATTAAAATGAATTTTATCTTTAATTCTATGAAAATAACAGATTTAAACCAAATTCCAGAACAGGAAGTTTCCCATAATCCAGCGATTAAAAAAAAGGTGATGTTGAGTTTAGGAGATTTACCCCATTTAACAAATTTTTCTCAAGCCTGTTTTGCCCCCGGACAAGTGGCGGGTGGTCATTCCCATGCTGATATGTGTGAAGTATTTTTTGTAGAATCGGGTTTAGGAAATATTGCGATTAATGGCGTTGATTATGAATTAAAACCAGGGGTTTGTATAGCAGTAGAACCTGGGGAAGTTCACGAAGTCACCAATACAGGAAATACAAATTTAATCCTAACTTATTTTGGCTTACGCACCCCGTAGTAAGCCCTTCAGGGCTGTCTTCAAATAGTTAATATCACCCATTAGTGTTAACTTAAGCCTAAAAACTCTGATTTTTGAAAGAACCACAAAGACACTAAGACACTAAGAAAGGAAGAAAGATCACTAAAGTTTCAATTTTTTTCCGCCTTCCAATTTCAATATCTCCCCCTTGTCACTATTTTCAACCCTAAAAATACCCTTGAATAATATTAATAATCCGTTCGGAAGCGTGACCATCCCCAAAGGGATTAATCGCATTTGCCATATTTTGATAGGCGGTTTCATTCTTTAATAATACACTCGCCTCTGTAAAAATATCCGCCGCTTCTGTTCCTACTAATTTAGCGGTTCCTGCTTCCACTGCTTCAGGACGTTCTGTAGTTGTTCTTAACACTAAAACAGGTTTTCCTAAACTCGGTGCTTCCTCTTGTAATCCTCCCGAATCTGTTAATACAAAATAACAACAATCAATCGCCGCCACTAATTCGGTATAATCCAAAGGTTCTGTTAAAAAGACTCTGGGATGATTTCCTAATCTTTCGGTTAAAGGTTCTCTGACCGTTGGATTTCGATGGAGAGGTAACAATAAAGCTGTATCGGGAAATTCATTCAGAATTTGTAAGAATCCCTCTGCTATTCCCTGAAGCGGTTCGCCCCAATTTTCCCGCCGATGAACCGTTGCTAAAATTAACCGATAGGGACTATTTTGTAATTCGGAAATATGCAGTTTAGGTTGTTGTTGAGCAACGGATAATAACGCATCAATCACTGTATTTCCGGTGTGATGAATTTCTCCTAAAACTCCAGAATTTTTTAGGTTTTGAACCGCTTGAATGGTGGGGGCAAAATGCAATTGCGTTAACTGAGAAATTAACCGCCGATTTGCTTCTTCAGGATAGGGATTAAACACATCATTGGTGCGTAATCCAGCTTCAACGTGACCCACTGGAATTTTTTGATAAAATGCGGCTAAACTGGCAGCAAAAGCCGTTGTTGTATCCCCTTGAACTAATATTAAATGGGGATTTAATTGTTTAAATAAATCTTCTAATCCTTGTAAACTTCCGCAGGTAATATTAGTTAAGGTTTGTTGCGGTTGCATAATGTTTAAATCGTGATCGGCCGTTAAATTAAATAATGTCATCACCTGGGAAACCATTTCTCGATGTTGACCTGTTAAAATCACCTGTATTTCAAACCCTGGGTTTTGTTTTAACTGTTGAATTACAGGCGCTAATTTAATCGCTTCGGGGCGAGTTCCAAAAACAACACTGACTCGAATCTTTAGATTTGACATAATTATTAAAAATAAAAAATCAATGATTAAACGGGTTATTAGATCCCCCTAAATCCCCCTTAAAAAGGGGGACTTTGATGGTTTGATTTCCCCTTGTGGGGATTTTAACTCTGTGATCCCCCCCTTCTTAAGGCGGGGGGATCAATTTAAAATTGTTTCACTTCTAACGTTCTAATTCTGTTAATCGCCGCAGCTAATTCAAACCGTCTGAATATTGCTAAATCTCCCTGGGGAAATGGGGTAATTATATCTAACCCTTTTGTGGAAATATCCTGCATAACGACATCTAAAATTTGAGGTAAAGTTTTCTCTCCATCAATATAGTTTTGTTTAGCATAAACCATTGCGGCAGCGATCGCTCGTAATTGATCTTTAGAAACAATTTGTTCTACCGCAGAAACATCAATATCTTCTGTTCCAAATAACACCTCATCCAGATCTCGAACTTTAATCCGCACATCCCAACGTCCACGACTGGGATCTAAGCTTTCAGAAATCGGAATTCGAGGGCGAATCATCCCAAATGTTTTACCCCCTTCTAAGGTGCGACCTGTGCTATATTGACGGGCGATTTCTTTGGCTTTTGCGGTTAATTCTAGCGCCTGAAAGTTCTCCATTGCAATTATAGTATTAGCGACATCAAAATAGTCGCCACTTCCTCCCATCACTAAAATTGTAGACACAGAATAATCGGTATAAAGTTGTTGCACTTTATCAATAAAAGGGGTAATAGGTTCTTGATCTTTGGCAATTAATTCTTGCATTCGGCGATCGCGGATCATAAAGTTTGTTGCCGCCGTATCTTCATCCACTAATAACACCGCAGGAATAGAGGAAGATTCCGGTTTTTTGGCTAAAACTAATGCCTCTAATGCCTCCATAATATTAGCAGCTTGGGAGGTACTTCCACTGGCATTTTCCGTAGAAAATTCTCTAGTTGAACGACCTTGAGGGAGTTGATTAATAAACGCAGAAATATCAACTCCTGCAACACTGCGACCATCCTCAGCCCGAATTTTGACCGCCGATGGATTGGTAATCACAAATTCCCGACCATCCCCCGGAATATGATTATAAACTCCTAATTCAATTGCCTTTAATAACGTCGATTTTCCATGATAACCGCCTCCTACAATTAATGTAATTCCTTTGGTAATTCCCATACCTTTAATTGTACCTTGGTTGGGACAATTAAACTCGACTTCTAAGGATTTTGGAGATTGAAATGCAATCACATTGTCTGCTAAAGGACGGCTATCAACACCACTCCGACGGGGTAAAATTGCGCCGTTTGCAATAAAAGCAACTAAATCTTTTTCGGCTAATTGTTCTCGTAAATAATCCGCATCTTCAGCGATTTCAACGTGACGTTTAATGGTTTCCCCATCCAAATTTTGATATCGTAAAGCTCGGTCTACAATTGCCGGAATATCATCACAAATCATCATCGCGGCTTGACGACCTAAAATATTCCGTCCCCGTGCTGGAAGTCCGACAAAAAAGCGAATTTCAATGCCTTTTTCTGGGGTTGAAAGTGTTGGACGAGCGCGTTGTAAGGCTTGGTTTTCAACAATAATGGGTTTAGGAGAAGGGGGAGTTATTGTAATTAATGAAGCCGATGTTCGTTCTAAGATTTCCTGACCCATTTTTGTCACTGCAATCATCCCACTTTTGCCCGTTCCTCTAGGGCTACTAATCTCTCTTGCAGTCTGGTCAAATTCACGAATTAGGTAATCTCTTAGGGCAATTTCACGGCTTTGAGTACGGTATAATTCCGAGGGAAATCCGGCTATATTAGAGGGAATATGAACCCGAAATTTACTCGGTGCTGCAAAAGGATCGCCTTGAACGTAATCAATAATTAAGGTAAAATTGGGGAATTCATAAGTCCCTAAAATATCTTTATAAGCTTTATAACCTCGATTATCGAGATCTAATAATAGCCGTTGTAGTTTTTCTTTAGTATTCATTGTTAGAATCTCAATTCAATCAATTCTCGGTCAGAAATCAAAGGTATTATTTATAGGTGTTCATTTCCCTCCAATCTTCATTTTAAAGTTTACAGGATCATCAGGGAAGAATAAAGCCGTTTAGATAAAAATCCTCAATTGATTGGTTTAGGATGAAGAAGGGGGAAGAATAAATGGAGTTTGACTATTCAGGAGTTCAGTGATTACATTATAAATGATCTGGGCTGATCCTTCAAAAAATTTAGGCTCTATATTAGAAAGAGTATCACTCGGTTGATGATAATGAGGCGATCGCAAATTAGCGGTATCGGTGATTAAAACCGCCGGAATTCCTTGATACCAAAAGGGAGCATGATCACTGCGTAAAACATCCGGTGTTAATAAGCCTTTTAAGGGAATAGGAAGGGCAACCAAAGGAGGAATTTTGATAGAATCAGAACCTATATTTCTGAGGGATTTATCTACCGTTTGAAAGATTTTTAATAGGGGTAAATTTTGAACTTCTCCTACTACCGTTAAAAATTCTCCCCGATCTGGAAATTCAATTCCTGCGGCTTCTAAAACAGGAGTTACGGTTAGTCCGGGGGGATAGGTTTGACAGCCGGGAGTATGGCAAGCATAACCCACCATATCTAATATAATTGCGGCTTGCAAATTCTTTAAATTTTCCGGCTGTCCTGTAAAGGCAAAACTTCCTAAAAGTCCTAATTCTTCTTGATCAAAAAAGACGATTTCTAAGCTGCGAGGGGTTGGTTTTTGAACCAATAAACGAGCTATTTCTAAAATTACAGCGACCCCAGAGGCGTTATCATCAGCACCCGGAGAATTCAAAACAGTATCATAATGAGCCGCTAATAAAATTGATCCGGCTTTGGGATCAGTTCCTAGACGTTTAGTAACAATATTAATCCCTTGTTCAAAGGGTTGTAAACTAGGAGAAAGCTTGAGTAATTCTAATTGCTGAATTAAATAATTTCGCACCCTTTTTCGATCAGAATTCTGATATCGTTCTCCTACTAATGCTTGAACATGACTCCACAATTGATCAGGGTCAATTGTATTAAGTTGAGGAGAGAT
This genomic window from Planktothrix serta PCC 8927 contains:
- a CDS encoding SLOG cluster 4 domain-containing protein produces the protein MKKIIIGIMGPGEGATSLDVDYGYQLGQFIAQSGWVLLTGGRNSGVMEAANQGAKAAKGLTLGILPNADNQGMSEAVDIAIFTNLGQARNVINILSSDVVIACGIGAGTASEIALAIKQNKPVILLNQNLESQSFFKSLAPELVFIVDSPESAIQTVKNCLAKLID
- a CDS encoding DUF389 domain-containing protein — encoded protein: MKTKLKLKKVSGDALIQMRQDLMAESRASFNYIILVITACLIATFGLLSNSTAVIIGAMLVAPIMLPLRGLAFGILENDQELSRCGVISIVVGTIVALVLSITLGKMVGIEDFGSEVLARTEPNLIDLGIAVVAGGLSGFTKVEKGISDAVAGTAIAVALMPPLCVIGLTLSQGFYDLSYGATLLYLTNLIGIALACMIVFVLAGYSQLKREFAITLIVAFVLAIPLGISFLQFVTQLRLQTDLRNIFQDKTLTGQRVDLQDTYINWKQNPPKAFLKVRATEPVTPRQVRLVQDFINQKMRQNFTLVFLVEEVEQVEAEK
- a CDS encoding cupin domain-containing protein; amino-acid sequence: MKITDLNQIPEQEVSHNPAIKKKVMLSLGDLPHLTNFSQACFAPGQVAGGHSHADMCEVFFVESGLGNIAINGVDYELKPGVCIAVEPGEVHEVTNTGNTNLILTYFGLRTP
- the wecB gene encoding non-hydrolyzing UDP-N-acetylglucosamine 2-epimerase, whose translation is MSNLKIRVSVVFGTRPEAIKLAPVIQQLKQNPGFEIQVILTGQHREMVSQVMTLFNLTADHDLNIMQPQQTLTNITCGSLQGLEDLFKQLNPHLILVQGDTTTAFAASLAAFYQKIPVGHVEAGLRTNDVFNPYPEEANRRLISQLTQLHFAPTIQAVQNLKNSGVLGEIHHTGNTVIDALLSVAQQQPKLHISELQNSPYRLILATVHRRENWGEPLQGIAEGFLQILNEFPDTALLLPLHRNPTVREPLTERLGNHPRVFLTEPLDYTELVAAIDCCYFVLTDSGGLQEEAPSLGKPVLVLRTTTERPEAVEAGTAKLVGTEAADIFTEASVLLKNETAYQNMANAINPFGDGHASERIINIIQGYF
- a CDS encoding M28 family peptidase, with the protein product MKAKKWIKIFLCIGMTMGIIIGCYDVFSPRKIDSIPLHSPIQVTPSPSPSVSGISPQLNTIDPDQLWSHVQALVGERYQNSDRKRVRNYLIQQLELLKLSPSLQPFEQGINIVTKRLGTDPKAGSILLAAHYDTVLNSPGADDNASGVAVILEIARLLVQKPTPRSLEIVFFDQEELGLLGSFAFTGQPENLKNLQAAIILDMVGYACHTPGCQTYPPGLTVTPVLEAAGIEFPDRGEFLTVVGEVQNLPLLKIFQTVDKSLRNIGSDSIKIPPLVALPIPLKGLLTPDVLRSDHAPFWYQGIPAVLITDTANLRSPHYHQPSDTLSNIEPKFFEGSAQIIYNVITELLNSQTPFILPPSSS
- a CDS encoding ABC-ATPase domain-containing protein yields the protein MNTKEKLQRLLLDLDNRGYKAYKDILGTYEFPNFTLIIDYVQGDPFAAPSKFRVHIPSNIAGFPSELYRTQSREIALRDYLIREFDQTAREISSPRGTGKSGMIAVTKMGQEILERTSASLITITPPSPKPIIVENQALQRARPTLSTPEKGIEIRFFVGLPARGRNILGRQAAMMICDDIPAIVDRALRYQNLDGETIKRHVEIAEDADYLREQLAEKDLVAFIANGAILPRRSGVDSRPLADNVIAFQSPKSLEVEFNCPNQGTIKGMGITKGITLIVGGGYHGKSTLLKAIELGVYNHIPGDGREFVITNPSAVKIRAEDGRSVAGVDISAFINQLPQGRSTREFSTENASGSTSQAANIMEALEALVLAKKPESSSIPAVLLVDEDTAATNFMIRDRRMQELIAKDQEPITPFIDKVQQLYTDYSVSTILVMGGSGDYFDVANTIIAMENFQALELTAKAKEIARQYSTGRTLEGGKTFGMIRPRIPISESLDPSRGRWDVRIKVRDLDEVLFGTEDIDVSAVEQIVSKDQLRAIAAAMVYAKQNYIDGEKTLPQILDVVMQDISTKGLDIITPFPQGDLAIFRRFELAAAINRIRTLEVKQF